The following is a genomic window from Rhododendron vialii isolate Sample 1 chromosome 9a, ASM3025357v1.
GGTGTAACCCTCTTTGCCGCATTGCACCAGCCCTCCAAGAGTTCCATCCCCACAACATGCGTTTGATACATTCAGGAAGCCTGCACTCCCATAGAaacacaatttttatttgaaccgcaAAAAAAAATCGTTAATCTTTGAAGTTGTTACAATGGCTAATAAGATAGGGAAAACGGCGTCATATTTCTAACAAAGTTAAGAACAATCTTGTGCCCAGTCCGAAACCCAAACCCTCGATTGACAATGAGTCAAATGTATATTTATTGGTTCGGTTGCAAatgtatatttatttaaaattggTTGTGcattaattaaaagaaaacttatttGATAATTTAATGTCCAATCAACTTCATCTTTTTCATAGACCATTTTTCTCAATGGACCTTGAAAATGGACAGTTTCGATCATTGCCATTGCCCTATAAATAGCCCAGTTTTACTTAATTTATACACTCTCTAAATTTTAGAGTCTGTGTCTTTTAAGCAATCGTGTTATTGTTCAGATTGAAAACTATTTAAATTGGCGTGGAAACAAAAAATCAGAAAcgaaaatattttaattttttattcaaaaaaccaataattgttttaaaaaaaaagtagaatgaCTTGGTGAAAAAATGTGGGCCATTTAATTTTATTATcttgttcacactaatcaacaCATTTTGGCATTTTAGCTTGTTTTCACGCTAACAACTTGTGATCAACAacttctttattcaaaaaatttggaaagtgattttgccactcccctttttgttaatgtcactttcCTTTGTGTCTTaattagatgatttgttttgtgagagaaaatgagtgatattaacaaaagaagagtgacaaaattaattcCCAAAAATTTTCACTCACATATCTATTtacaacttatttactatcgAAAACAGCTAACAACTTGATTACAACAAATTCTTTCTCAAAAGTACTTATTAACCGGGGGAAACACCCCATCTATATATGTTACCGTGTGCattaaaggaaaggaaaaaattacTGTAATTACGTACCATAGCGCTTTGGAATTGCCCGAAAGAGTTGAACAATGTCATAAACAGCTCCATACACACCAACTGCACCAGGATACTTGCTGGGTATACTCTTCACCACAGTTTCCAAACCCTGGTTGTAGTTCTTCACCATCTGGTCCATCTTCCCGAAGCACCGGTCCACCGGTGTGCCGGGCAGGAGGGCCCTGGCCGGAACACAGCCCACAGGGCCCAGCGAAAACACGGCGATGCGATGAGCCCCGAGTTTGTAAATCTGGTCCATGAATTGTCCAACTTGCGTCAACATGGCTTGAACATAGGCATCTGGGTTCAGGGCTGGGGGATCAAGCGGGAGGAAGTAGTTGAAGATGTCGTTTGAACCGGACTCGAATAGGAAGAGCGAGTTATGGAGGAGTTGTTTGTCGATCTGGTTTTGGTCTATTAGGGTCTGGAATTGTTGAAGCTGgacttggagtggtgtcactgCCTGTATGACATGGCAACCACATCAATCAATCTAAATACTAAGCAAATGTGTGCTCTCAATTTTCACACACACATTGCTAATTTGTTggacttttcaattttttttaattttttaaaattaacacagagagagagagagagagagagagagagagagagagagagagagagagagagagagagagagagagagagattagggaAATATATACACCTGAGGAAGAATTATTCAAGGGCATTGGCATGGGGTGACCCAACTCATTTCTCCACGACACATCTTTGTGATTGCCACTATAAAATGTCGAGTCcacacaaaatttatttttgtctcgTGCATCAAACAAGTTCAACGCTAGTGTTAATTATGAGAATGGTATTGTGGTAACTTTAACATAGTTAAGTGGTAATGTTTCCAACAGTGGAAAATATGTATGGGAGTGATGGCTTTTAGTGTAAGCTAGCACcgaattaaaatttttattatctCGTGGGGTGTATCATATGTTGTCTTCATTAAGACCTTAATTATAATAGAGATATGTTCcactaaataaaataagtacttatttaaataaatattttgaattgaaagtaatatattatgagagaataacttatctcgtaaaacaaaaaataaattcttagtGAAACGAGGCCAAA
Proteins encoded in this region:
- the LOC131302069 gene encoding GDSL esterase/lipase 6, whose product is MESPPVPLLSLLILAFSISASATTIRAIFTFGDSIFDAGNNHFNKNCTAQADFPPYGSSFFHRSTGRFTNGRTVVDFISQFAGIELQKPYLQAQIEVANGSTKDYPSNGINFASAGSGVLHDTNEDLAVTPLQVQLQQFQTLIDQNQIDKQLLHNSLFLFESGSNDIFNYFLPLDPPALNPDAYVQAMLTQVGQFMDQIYKLGAHRIAVFSLGPVGCVPARALLPGTPVDRCFGKMDQMVKNYNQGLETVVKSIPSKYPGAVGVYGAVYDIVQLFRAIPKRYGFLNVSNACCGDGTLGGLVQCGKEGYTVCPNPDQFLFWDYFHPSEHTYHLISKILWSGSQSRIRPLNLKALANLTAV